TATAAATAACTAGTTATGTTCTGATAATCAATAAGTTGTACTGTTGCATAAAGTCACGATTGTTGATTTGCTTACCCACTAAAATTGCGGAGAATTCTTGAGAATTCATTAGAGGGTGTTGGCACGGTTTTTCTGATGGTAGTGGTGTAATAAATTAATTTAACCACGAAAATTTTTTAAGATGAATTATCTAAAATCAATGAGCTGTGTAGCGGCAAGCATTTTTTTCCTAGCTGCCTGCGATAGCTCAAGCAGTACTGCTACTCGTACGGAAACTACTGTAGTTGACACTGATACAGTAGAAGCTGAAACTACTTACGATGTAAATCGGAAGGTAGTAGAAAAAGTGGATACCGTAGGAGCAACCACGGAGTATGAAGTTGAGAAAGAAGTAGTAGAAAGAACGGTTAAGATCGACACAATGACCGAAGAGTATACTAAAGCAAAGGATACGGAATACACCCAAGGTGATTACAAGGTTGTTGATGAAGAAGTAGAAACAGAAACAGTAACTGAAGAAGTAGAAATTGATAGCTAAAAAGTTATCTGTTTTCAGTTTTAACCCTTTAATATTCTATCATACTATGTTGTCTAAAGAAGAACTTAACACAGATACTATTCCAGTTATAAAGGAGCAGGTAGTCATTGACAAACGCTCGGCAGATACTGCTAAAGTACGTATTGCCAAAAGCGTAAATGAGCGAAATGTTCAACTGGATATTACCGAAGAACAGGACACTGTTATGGTAGAGCGAGTTCCCGTTGGGCGAATGGTAGAAATAGAGCCAACTGCCCGGCATGAGGGTGATACTCTAACTATTCCGGTACTTCGGGAAGAAGTAGTTATCGAGAAGAAAATAATTTTGGTAGAAGAGATTAGGGTAACCAAGAAAAAGGGCGAAACAACTCGTAAAGTAGATGTTACCCTCAAGGAGGAAGATATTGATATAACGAGAGAAAGCTTAGACTACACTAACGTTGGTGAAAACAAACTGACGTGATTTTTTAATTTTTTTTAACCTTAAACGATAAAAACTATGTCACAGACAGTAGTAGGAATTTTTAACAATTTAAAGGAAGCTCAGAAGGCATCTGATAATTTGCTCGACAACGGGTTTGCGCGCAATCAAGTAGATATCTCAGAAGATTACGGAAGTAATTACAGCACATACAACGATACAGATAGGAAAAGCCACGATGACGGCATCAGTGGTTTCTTCGACTCGCTATTTGGTAGCGATGATAAAGTAGATAATTACAAAACCAATGCTCGCAATGGGTCAACTGTATCAGTGCACACCCAATCAATGGATAGAGCTGAGAAAGCACGTAATATCCTAGATGAATACGGGGCAATTGATATGGAAGGTGATGCCGGGTATCGTTCTACTGAGAACACTAATACCGATGGTAGTAAAAGCATTCCGGTAATTGAAGAAGAGTTTCAAGTAGGAAAGCGTAAAGTAGAAACTGGTGGAGTAAGTGTACGAAGCCGAATTATTGAGCGTCCGGTAGAAGAAAGCCTCCGGTTACGTACTGAACATGTGCATGTAGAACGGAATCCAGTAGACCGAAAAGCGACTGCAGCTGAGTTAGACAATTTTGCGGAAGGCGAAATTGAGATGACCGAGCATCGGGAAGAAGCAGTAGTAAACAAAGAAGCGCGGGTAACTGAAGAGATCAATGTTAGCAAAGATGTTGATCAGCGAAAGGAAACAATTCGTGAGGAAGTACGCGAAACAGAAGTAGATGTTGACGAAACGTCAGCAAAGCGTACTGATGCGAAGCATGACTCTAATGCTAAGCGCACGATTTAATTAATAAGTTTGATTTGAATAAAAGGCTACTTTTCAAGATAAAAGTGGCCTTTTTATGTGTAAAAAGCTCAACTACAAGAAATTTCAACATTACCTACTGCTTAATTAGACTCAGCGATCACTCAAAAAAAAGTCACACGTCAAGTTGATAAGTTAAATTATGAAACATATTGCGATTGTAGGTGTAGGACCAAGGGGACTATCAGCACTTGAAAATTTCTTTACATTATTTTCCGAAAACCCGAGTTTAAGCAAAGTACATTTTACATTATTTGAGAATGCCCGTTTGCCTGGCTCTGGAAGTATTTGGGATACTGAACAGCCTACTACAAATTGGCTTAATATTTCAGAGAGGGCTCTTAAGAATTTGCCAGGAAGGCCAAGTCTGACCATGGGTTCTATTCAAATTCCCTCTTTTCCCTCCTATACTGAGTGGTTACCTGAGTCGGAACAAAGCCCGCCAGAAAAGGCACCTGATAGGTTTCCGCCCAGATCTAAAATGGGTAACTACTTGCAAAAACGTTATTCCTCGATAGCAAATATACTCATCGCGAATAACTTGGTTACTTTAGTAACTACTTCAGTCAAAGACATTAATGTTCGGGAGCAGCAGATTATTTTGGAAGATTACAACAGTGAAAGCTACGTGTTTGATGAAGTACTGCTCACAATCGGTCACCAACCTACTGAACTATCGGATCAAATCCGGAAATGGAAAGAGTATGAAGAAAACAACCCCAACGTACTGTTGTTTGAAAAATCTTATCCCGCTGAAGATATAAGCAATACAAAGCACGTTGATCAAAACAGTGTAGTAGGTATCAGAGGGTTTGGGTTAGCTATGATAGATACCGTTCGAGCTTTGACGATCGGACGAGGAGGAAAATTTACGATTGAAAACGATAAAACGTTAGAGTCAGCTTTTGTTTCTGGTGAAAATGTTCCGAAAAAAATAGTTGCTTTTTCGCTAGATGGAAATCCAATGGCACCAAAGCCCCTTAATGCTCAAATTGATGAGCGATACACCCCTACTGCCAATGAGATTAGGGAGTTTGCTCAAAAAATTGAGAAAGCAGCCAGTGACCGAGAAGGTACTACCTCAGATATGTTTCTGAAGGAAGCAATTGGTACCATCGCTACTCGGGTTTATTGCAACCTGGATGATAATAGTAATACAGCTATTGCTTCGGCCGAAGTCTTTCAAGCTGTTGTCAATTGGCTTACTGACGAATCTATCGATCACCCGCTAATTCAGTCTGTTAATAATTCGGCATACGAGAATATGCAGGCATTTACCCAAATGGCACTGGGTAAGGAAGCTGTATCGTTAGACTACTGTATTGGTCAAGTATGGCGTCACTGTCAACCTACTCTCTACGAGAAGTTTGCTCATGCAAATCTATCTGGTGAAGTTATTGCTTCAGTTGTAAGTTTAGATGAAAGAATAAAGCGATACTCGTACGGCCCGCCTTTAGAAAGTACGCAGCAACTGCTCGCCTTGTTAAAAGCAGATATTCTGACGTTGGATTTTATACAAGATCCAGAAATAAATATGAAAAATAACGGCTGGGAGCTGTCATCAAACGGAAATGAGATTACCGTTGATACGATGATTAATAGCGTCCTGGATCCCCCTCGATTATTAGATGTCACCTCGCCAATTATTCTGAATTTGTTAAGTAATTCTTTAGTTGAGCCTGTTCACTCGGAGTTGGGTATTCATACTAAAAGAAATGCGTGCATAGAATGGTCAGAAGGCAAAAATGAAATTCCACTGGCCGTTCTTGGAAGACTATCTAAAGGTAGTGTGCTTGGAGTAGATGCCATTTTGGAGTGTTTTAGCCCAAATGAGAGAGCCTGGGCTCAGGGTGCAGTTGAAAGGTTGATTGCTGAGGAAAAATTGATAACCAGCCAGTAGTTTAACAACTCATGGATTATGAGACAGCTTTTGCCTTTTTGTTTTTTTGAGGCTTAGCTACTACTGCATATACCGAAATTGGCACGGTTAATATCCAAGGTTTGTGCTGTCGTAATTTTTGTTCTTGTCGCATATTGGCTATCACTACTTTTACCAGAAAGCGACCCTGCACTCCACCGGGTTCGCGAACCAGGCGAAGGCGGTACAGTGCGTACAGACCTAATAAAAATGATAAAACGAACAAGAAATCCCAGTGTCGTAAGCTAATCAGGGTTATAATACTATCACTCATTGGAATAGAAAGTGTCCAATTCCAATTTTGGGTATAACTAGCTAGAAGTCCCGCCAGAATAGGAGCGGTGCCCGAAGCTAGTGCATTGATGAGACTAAGTACTGATAGATAAGCTACTGAATTTTCTCGGGGTGCCAGAGCCAGCCCAATGCTGCTGGATGCCAATCCGGTACCTGCCGTACCAACGCCTGCCAGTAGAAATAATATTACTAACCATACCAACGTAAACGTGTGAACTTCGGGCAGTGTGGCGTACACTGTTCCTAATAAAGCGAACAAATACAAAGGGGCGCTTACCCGCAAAATGGTTTTATTGCTAAACCGATCGGCGTAGTATCCCCAAAATCGGAAAAAGGCAATATTGCCCAACTGACTTAGTGTGGTAAGGCCAATAACGTAGGTCATAGATAAGCCTACAGTTTGCAGCAGGTAAACTGTAAGAAACGGTGAAGCTATATTGACGGCAAAATTCCAGGAAGCCATGTAAGCCATTAATTGGCGAAAGTTAGTATGCTGAAAGGGAAGCAGTAGCAGTGACAGCAGTGGCTGGGGAGTATCTTTCTGAATAGGTTCGGGAGTTTTAGCCAGTAAAAATGATCCTACGATGCCCGCTAGCGACCCTATCATAAACAGAGCAGCATAAATAGTCAGGTCTTGTCCGGGGTAGTAAACATTTAGGCGATCTAGTAGAAATGCTACTCCCAAACTCAGTGCTATTGAAATAATCTGAGTATACACCAACCGATGCGAAAGAAACCGTCCTCGTTGTTTATCAGGAATCAGGTCGCGCATCCAAGAACTCCAGCTCCCATTAGAAACCGCTCCCATGCCGTGCTGAACGGCGAGGGCGACCATCATCAGGTACAAGCGGGTATCTCCGTTGGGCAGTAACGGTAATAGGGCAATACCTGCGTAAGCACTTCGGCCAACCAGCGTACCAATTACCACCACCCGCTTACGACTACGCCAGCGACGCACCAGTTCAATAGAGAGTATTTGTAGTACATTAGAATACAGTGGAATGGAGCTAATAATCCCAATTTGTAGTGGAGTAGCCCCAAGCTCTAAGGCAAAAGCAATTAGAAAAGCCCCACTCGTTAGAATAATCATACTTTGAGTGGCTAATCCTTCGCGTAGCACTAAGTTTAAGCCGCGCTGTACTTGGGTACTGCCGAGTGAGTTGGTTTGAGAATTCATACACGCTCTTTGGTCAATCGCTGCGAATAGATCGCCAAAATGGGTGGTTTGCTATTCAATGCGGAAGCTTCTCTTACTTATGTAAGATTTGTACCAAGGTTACTTCAGAACGGACCTTTCGTAGTTTGGATTGTGCCGTTTTTAGTCCACAGTCCACAGTCGATGGTCATTAGTCATTGAGTTACAGGCGATCGTCGCACGGGTTAGAAAGTTGAAGTGTTCGGGTGTTAGCGTAGTTTGATGTACGGGGTTTAGCTTTACCCATTGCTCATTGTCCACTGCACAGTGTCTCACGCCAAATAATCATGATTCATCAATCATTATTCATTCGTTCTTTGGTTCCACCAGCGATCAGTTTTAAATTCCTTTCTCCGTTCTCCGTTTTTTGAGTTTGAAGCAAACATTTCATGGTGGCGATTGATCTAATTACATAGGGCACTATTAAGCGCAAAATTACTTTATGAATTCAGTGAGTGTAATCACTTTGGTGCATGGACGGAAGCAGCATCTTGGAAATCTCATTATTGGTCTTCACCAATCTGATATTCTTCCGCAAGAACTGGTAATTATTCATATGAATGAAGAGAGCACGTACCCACTTCCGGCTACTTCTTTTCCCCAATATCGCTACCAAGTAAATTCAACTGATACTAAAATTCCCCTGGCGGCTGCCCGCAACGAAGGTGTTAACCAAGCTCAGCACAATTTTTTAGTGTTTTTAGATGTAGACTGTATTCCTTCTCCTACGTTAATTGGCAATTACCTGAAAGCAAAACAGCAGTTTGATGGTCTGATAATGGGCGAAATTCGCTATTTACCAAAAGGTGCTCTTCCGGCAAGATGGCAGACGAGCGAACTGGCTCAGTGGGGAGTGCCTCACCCCAACCGCCCTAGCATTTCTAGCGCAGTAGAACCTACTGAGCGATACGAACTATTCTGGTCGCTCAACTTTGCCATTACCCGCCAGAATTTTGAAAAAATTGGTGGGTTCGATACGCAATACCAGGGATATGGAGCCGAAGATACCGATTTGGCTTTTACTGCTCGCCAGAGAAATATTCCGTTTGCGCTTGGCTCAGCTACCTGCTATCATCAGCATCATCCGGTTTATCAGCCTCCGCTTCAACATTTTCAGGATATAGTGGTCAACGCCCGCCGGTTCTACGAAAAATGGCAAACGTGGCCAATGGAGGGCTGGTTACAAAAGTTCACCGAACGGAAATTAATTCAGTGGGAGGCAAGGGGAAGTACGATAGAAATACTTCGCGAACCTAATTCCGATGAAATTCAAGCGGCTTATCACGAAGCCCCTGCGGGCTTTTAGTTAGTCAACGCTGACAGATTTCCCTTTCTGCCTTTGGTGAGGGCTATCTCTTCTATATGTTGTGCTGCTCGCTGGGCTGCCCCCTCAGCAATAATAGAATACAGAGCTTCCGTA
This region of Tunicatimonas pelagia genomic DNA includes:
- a CDS encoding YsnF/AvaK domain-containing protein; translation: MLSKEELNTDTIPVIKEQVVIDKRSADTAKVRIAKSVNERNVQLDITEEQDTVMVERVPVGRMVEIEPTARHEGDTLTIPVLREEVVIEKKIILVEEIRVTKKKGETTRKVDVTLKEEDIDITRESLDYTNVGENKLT
- a CDS encoding YsnF/AvaK domain-containing protein; protein product: MSQTVVGIFNNLKEAQKASDNLLDNGFARNQVDISEDYGSNYSTYNDTDRKSHDDGISGFFDSLFGSDDKVDNYKTNARNGSTVSVHTQSMDRAEKARNILDEYGAIDMEGDAGYRSTENTNTDGSKSIPVIEEEFQVGKRKVETGGVSVRSRIIERPVEESLRLRTEHVHVERNPVDRKATAAELDNFAEGEIEMTEHREEAVVNKEARVTEEINVSKDVDQRKETIREEVRETEVDVDETSAKRTDAKHDSNAKRTI
- a CDS encoding FAD/NAD(P)-binding protein; translated protein: MKHIAIVGVGPRGLSALENFFTLFSENPSLSKVHFTLFENARLPGSGSIWDTEQPTTNWLNISERALKNLPGRPSLTMGSIQIPSFPSYTEWLPESEQSPPEKAPDRFPPRSKMGNYLQKRYSSIANILIANNLVTLVTTSVKDINVREQQIILEDYNSESYVFDEVLLTIGHQPTELSDQIRKWKEYEENNPNVLLFEKSYPAEDISNTKHVDQNSVVGIRGFGLAMIDTVRALTIGRGGKFTIENDKTLESAFVSGENVPKKIVAFSLDGNPMAPKPLNAQIDERYTPTANEIREFAQKIEKAASDREGTTSDMFLKEAIGTIATRVYCNLDDNSNTAIASAEVFQAVVNWLTDESIDHPLIQSVNNSAYENMQAFTQMALGKEAVSLDYCIGQVWRHCQPTLYEKFAHANLSGEVIASVVSLDERIKRYSYGPPLESTQQLLALLKADILTLDFIQDPEINMKNNGWELSSNGNEITVDTMINSVLDPPRLLDVTSPIILNLLSNSLVEPVHSELGIHTKRNACIEWSEGKNEIPLAVLGRLSKGSVLGVDAILECFSPNERAWAQGAVERLIAEEKLITSQ
- a CDS encoding MFS transporter, coding for MNSQTNSLGSTQVQRGLNLVLREGLATQSMIILTSGAFLIAFALELGATPLQIGIISSIPLYSNVLQILSIELVRRWRSRKRVVVIGTLVGRSAYAGIALLPLLPNGDTRLYLMMVALAVQHGMGAVSNGSWSSWMRDLIPDKQRGRFLSHRLVYTQIISIALSLGVAFLLDRLNVYYPGQDLTIYAALFMIGSLAGIVGSFLLAKTPEPIQKDTPQPLLSLLLLPFQHTNFRQLMAYMASWNFAVNIASPFLTVYLLQTVGLSMTYVIGLTTLSQLGNIAFFRFWGYYADRFSNKTILRVSAPLYLFALLGTVYATLPEVHTFTLVWLVILFLLAGVGTAGTGLASSSIGLALAPRENSVAYLSVLSLINALASGTAPILAGLLASYTQNWNWTLSIPMSDSIITLISLRHWDFLFVLSFLLGLYALYRLRLVREPGGVQGRFLVKVVIANMRQEQKLRQHKPWILTVPISVYAVVAKPQKNKKAKAVS
- a CDS encoding glycosyltransferase family 2 protein is translated as MNSVSVITLVHGRKQHLGNLIIGLHQSDILPQELVIIHMNEESTYPLPATSFPQYRYQVNSTDTKIPLAAARNEGVNQAQHNFLVFLDVDCIPSPTLIGNYLKAKQQFDGLIMGEIRYLPKGALPARWQTSELAQWGVPHPNRPSISSAVEPTERYELFWSLNFAITRQNFEKIGGFDTQYQGYGAEDTDLAFTARQRNIPFALGSATCYHQHHPVYQPPLQHFQDIVVNARRFYEKWQTWPMEGWLQKFTERKLIQWEARGSTIEILREPNSDEIQAAYHEAPAGF